The stretch of DNA AACGCGGCCGCCATGCCCCGCAGCTGCATGTGCCGGAGCTTCTCTAGGGTCTGTTCGCGGAGCATCAGGCCTCCTTCTCTTCGGCGTAGTAGTGGGGGCCGCGCAGGTTCTCGTGCACGATCGCAAGACCGGGTAGGGGTTCGGGCGCGACGGGAAGCGGCACTTTGTCAAGACCGCGGGCCAGGATGCTCTTCACGCTCCGGTAGGAGGTGGCGCCCAAGAAGAGGGCCCGGCGGCAGGCGGCCTCGACGCGGGCGGACGGGTAGTGCTTGGAGAGGCGCATGATCCCAAGACAGGCCCGGTAGCCGTGCTCGGGATGGGGCCGGCGCTCGAGGATGGTCTGAACCAGGCAGGCGGTCTCGGGGCCCACGGTCCCCGCCCAGGAGATGAGCCGCCCCGGCGACCACTCCAGATAGCGGCGGTGGGCTTCAGGCATGTGCTCGGGCTTGGTCGAGTACTCGCCCCGTCCGAAGCGGCGCGCATGACTGGCCACGCGGGCGCCGGCGAAGAGCACCTCCACCGTGCCTGCGGTGTAGCGCACGTCCACCTCCTCCCGGGCCAGCTGGTAGGGGACGGAGTAGAAGTTGCGCTCGAGCTCCAGATGGTAGTCGATGTTGACGCGGGCCCGCTTCCACAGGGCGAACTCGTAGGGAGTCAGAGGCAGGGGGAGAAGGGCCGGACGGTCGAGGGTCTCGAAGAGGGAGAGCCGGGAGCCTGCGAGCTTCTGGAAGGGGGCCTCGTTCAGCCGGGAGGTCCCTTCGGCGAGGGCCTCGTTCAGATCCACGAGGGAGAAGAAGGTCCGGTCGCGGAGCGGGGCTAAAACAGTGCGCTCCACCACCAGGACTCCGGCTTCGACTTTCGCCTTGTCCCGAGGGCGCCGCGGGCGGGCGGGCACCACAGCGCAGCCGTAATGGCGGGCCAGGTCGGCGTAGGCGGGGTTGAGATCGGGCTCGTAGTAGTCGGGGTGGGTGACGCCGCTCTTCAGGTTGTCACAGACGACGGTGCGCACCACCCCGCCCAGCGCCCCGAAGCAGTGGATGTGCGCTAAGAGCCAGCTGCGCAGATCCTCGCCCCAGGTGGCCTCGATGTAGGTGTAGTTGGAGCAGCCGAGGACGGCGACGAAGACGTGGGCGTCCCTGAGTTCTCCGGTGCGCCGCTCCACGATGGGGACGGTGGGGCCGGCGAAGTCGACGAAGAGCTTCTCCCCGGCCTTGTGCTCCTGACGGAGAACCACGTCCACCTTGCCTCGGAAGCGCCGGTAGCGCTCGCAGAACTGCGTGTACTGCAGGCCGTCGGGATACTCGGCCTTGTATTCCAGCCAGAGGAGCTGGAGCGTCACGCCCTTGCGGGCCAGCTCCCGGTGCATCTGCTCGGGGTCGGGCTCGGGACGGCGCACCGAGGAGGGAGCAGTCGGTGGGTAGAGCCGGGCGTCGAGAGCGGCCTCGTCGA from Actinomycetota bacterium encodes:
- the istA gene encoding IS21 family transposase translates to MRKIKEILRLHHELGLARREIGRSVSVSPNTVADLIRRAEVAGLSWPLPDDLDEAALDARLYPPTAPSSVRRPEPDPEQMHRELARKGVTLQLLWLEYKAEYPDGLQYTQFCERYRRFRGKVDVVLRQEHKAGEKLFVDFAGPTVPIVERRTGELRDAHVFVAVLGCSNYTYIEATWGEDLRSWLLAHIHCFGALGGVVRTVVCDNLKSGVTHPDYYEPDLNPAYADLARHYGCAVVPARPRRPRDKAKVEAGVLVVERTVLAPLRDRTFFSLVDLNEALAEGTSRLNEAPFQKLAGSRLSLFETLDRPALLPLPLTPYEFALWKRARVNIDYHLELERNFYSVPYQLAREEVDVRYTAGTVEVLFAGARVASHARRFGRGEYSTKPEHMPEAHRRYLEWSPGRLISWAGTVGPETACLVQTILERRPHPEHGYRACLGIMRLSKHYPSARVEAACRRALFLGATSYRSVKSILARGLDKVPLPVAPEPLPGLAIVHENLRGPHYYAEEKEA